In Zea mays cultivar B73 chromosome 7, Zm-B73-REFERENCE-NAM-5.0, whole genome shotgun sequence, the following proteins share a genomic window:
- the LOC100284218 gene encoding anther-specific proline-rich protein APG: protein MASHSHRSRSPTAPCPSWGHAHAPRCRRRLVRALLLVAALALAAAGGGGRGSAAAAAAATQQRIPAIFMFGDSIVDPGNNNNRLTEAKANFPPYGQDFPGGVATGRFSNGLVPGDLLASKLGIKELLPPFIGTDLQLEDLLTGVAFACGGSGYDPLTSKLATTLSSADQLQLFQDYKDKLAALAGEEEMERVVSQAVYFTVMGANDIVNNYFILPIRRHQYDLSSYVDFLVSSAINFTRTLNDMGAQRIAFLGVPPLGCCPSQITLAGSPSRQCDPARNQASELYNSRVSKEIERLNAERSGSGSKFVYVDIYYNLLDLIQNPASYGFKDVSEGCCGSTVLNAAIFIAYHSACPNAPDYIFWDGFHPTQKAYDIVVDKLIQQNSKYLMM from the exons ATGGCGTCTCACTCTCATCGGTCCCGGTCTCCCACGGCGCCCTGTCCCAGCTGGGGGCACGCCCACGCGCCGCGGTGCCGGCGGCGGCTCGTCCGGGCACTGCTGCTCGTAGCGGCGCTGGCGCTGGCGGCGGCAGGTGGTGGTGGTCGTGGCtccgcggccgccgccgccgccgccacccagCAGAGGATCCCGGCCATCTTCATGTTCGGCGACTCCATCGTGGACCCGGGCAACAACAACAACCGGCTGACGGAGGCCAAGGCCAACTTCCCGCCGTACGGGCAGGACTTCCCCGGCGGCGTCGCCACGGGGAGGTTCTCCAACGGCTTGGTCCCCGGGGACCTCCTAG CTTCCAAGCTGGGCATCAAGGAGCTGCTGCCGCCGTTCATCGGCACCGACCTGCAGCTCGAGGACCTGCTCACCGGCGTGGCCTTCGCCTGCGGCGGCAGTGGCTACGATCCGCTCACGTCCAAGCTCGCG ACGACCCTGTCGAGCGCCGACCAGCTCCAGCTGTTCCAGGACTACAAGGATAAGCTGGCGGCCCTGGCCGGGGAGGAGGAGATGGAGCGGGTCGTCTCGCAGGCCGTCTACTTCACGGTGATGGGGGCAAACGACATCGTAAACAACTACTTCATCCTCCCCATCAGACGCCACCAGTACGACCTCTCGTCCTACGTCGACTTCCTCGTCTCCTCGGCGATCAACTTCACAAGG ACTCTGAACGACATGGGAGCTCAGAGGATAGCGTTCCTCGGCGTGCCGCCACTAGGATGCTGCCCGTCACAGATCACGCTCGCGGGGAGCCCGTCGCGCCAGTGCGATCCTGCTAGGAACCAGGCGTCGGAGCTGTACAACTCCAGGGTCTCCAAGGAGATAGAGCGCCTCAACGCGGAGCGAAGCGGTTCAGGCTCCAAGTTCGTCTACGTCGACATATACTACAACTTGCTCGACCTCATCCAGAATCCAGCTTCGTACG GTTTCAAGGACGTGAGCGAGGGTTGCTGCGGCAGCACGGTGCTGAACGCCGCCATCTTCATCGCGTACCACAGCGCGTGCCCCAACGCGCCCGACTACATATTCTGGGACGGATTCCACCCCACGCAGAAGGCATACGACATCGTGGTGGACAAGCTCATCCAGCAGAACTCCAAGTACCTGATGATGTGA